The Apium graveolens cultivar Ventura chromosome 6, ASM990537v1, whole genome shotgun sequence genome contains a region encoding:
- the LOC141666156 gene encoding uncharacterized protein LOC141666156, translating to MSNALFSSSGRLEAIKQEVKKLLEAGFIEEVQFPEWLETPVMVKTANGKLLPLQGIDALIDAITGHGMLSFMDGFSGYNQIKMHNDDTRKIMEVYVHNMLVNNLAKAGHINHLTKAFQVLTHHRMMLCAFGVGSGKFLGHMVSKRGIEVNVDKIKSILDMEPPHSIKDVQQLIGSIAAIGRLISKSGDNACLFSKP from the exons ATGTCTAATGCCCTTTTTTCTAGTAGTGGTAGGCTGGAAGCAATTAAACAGGAGGTCAAGAAGCTCCTAGAAGCTGGATTCATAGAGGAAGTACAATTCCCTGAGTGGTTGGAAACCCCCGTAATGGTCAAGACagccaatggaaa actacTACCCCTACAAGGGATTGATGCCCTAATTGATGCCATAACAGGGCATGGGAtgctgagctttatggatggCTTCAGTGGTTATAATCAGATTAAAATGCACAATGATGACACCCGcaag ATCATGGAAGTCTATGTTCATAACATGTTAGTCAACAACCTAGCCAAGGCCGGTCATATTAATCACCTCACAAAGGCATTCCAAGTGCTGACACACCACAGGATGATGTTGTGCGCCTTTGGTGTtgggtctggaaaatttttgggacaCATGGTCTCGAAAAGAGGAATCGAGGTTAATGTTGATAAGATCAAGTCCATCCTAGATATGGAGCCACCACACTCCATCAAGGATGTTCAGCAGCTGATCGGAAGTATTGCAGCAATTGGGAGGTTAATCTCCAAGTCTGGAGATAATGCCTGCCTATTTTCAAAGCCCTGA